Part of the Amia ocellicauda isolate fAmiCal2 chromosome 18, fAmiCal2.hap1, whole genome shotgun sequence genome, ctttttttttatgaagatAGTAATTTTTAGACCGGGGATTTCTTTAACAAGTATAGGGAAATAAATGAGTGTTCCTCTGTGTTGTAAATCCCCCACTTTTAAGCATTGTTACTACTCTGTGTCACATTGATATACATCCCCACAGAACTTCCTCCTGTAATTCATTGTTGGTACATATAAGTTGGGGACAACTAGACAACAGTCACTTAAAGCATCATCTAGAGGGACGTCAGTAAGGTAAATAATGCCACAAAGACACGAGGTGCTCATCATTTGCCAGCCCTTTTGTTTGGTGAGTTTCTCGCTCTTGCCAAAGTGTGAGACCTCCGTGGCGTGTCCGTGTTGCGCCTGGTGTCCACAGCAACCCGCGGTTACAGCGCGAGGAGGCGGGGCTCAGGGCTGTTGTCTGGCCAACGAGAAGTGGTGATAGATGGTTATGGCACACACCGGTGTCACAGCAGAGGAGCGCTTTAAAAAGAGAAGGAAACAGCAGACTCTGTGGTGGCAACATTACCTAATCACCCAGCAACTTCACTTCAGAGATCTCATACAGAGCAGCGCTGTCTCTAAGGGTATTTGCGCTAAACTGTTCTCAGTGCGCTAATATAAATACAGACTAAACATAATGCATGCTTTTTTATAGGCATTCATTCTATGTTTATTATAAAAAGTGCACAATGCATGATAAAACCGAATCcaccttatttattatttaaataaaagatcCCGGCGTGTCTCTATCTAGCCCCGGCTTCCTGTATTCCTCGAGCGTGTTCGTGTTTGTGGAGCCTCTGTGTCTCCCCGGGTCCATTCCTCCCTCACCACACCAAAGGGGCTGCTGCACACGCAGTGCCCAGGAACACGCCAGGCTATTGGTGTTGGACGGGCACCAGCTCAGAGCGCAGCGTTAGTTTTGGAGTCCCCGTCAATGAGTGAGATCGGCAGCCAGAGCCAGAGGTTGACGTCAGGCTGACGCAGTGCTAGGTGTCCTTTATTAACATTTCAATTTGTCAGAAGCACATTCTGTTCCTCTCTTTTCCCGAAATGCTATGAAACCCTCATCTCACGCTTTCCTGCAGGACTAACTTAAAAACAGAGCAAATCATGGGGGGCGGGCATGTGAAATCATATTTGATTACTTTTGTATGGTTTGGAAAGAGGTTGGATGAAAGAACATGTGTGTCCAGTAATGCCAGTAGATTTAGGATCAGTGCTTGTTCAGGAGTGGCCAAAGCTAATCccgtgtgtgtccctgtgtgtgtgtgtgcatgcgtgtgtgtgtgtgtgtgtgtgtgtgtgtgtgtgtgtgtgtgtgtgtgtgtgtgtctgtatgtctgtgtttgtgtgtgtatctctgtgtgtctgtgtctgtgtgtgtatgtgtgtgtgtgtgtgtgtgtctctctgtgtgtgtttgtatatgtgtgtgtgtgtgtctctgtgtgtgtgtgtgtgtatgtgtgtctgtgtctgtatgtgtgtgtgtgtctctgtgtctgcgtgtgtgtgtgcgtgcatgtgtgtgtctgtgtcccgCAGCTGAAGGAGCACCCAGAGCGCGGGGTGTATGTGCGGGACCTGTCCCTCCACACGGTGCACAGCGTGGGCGAGTGTGAGCGCATCATGGAGCAGGGCTGGAAGAACCGCGCGGTGGGATACACCCTGATGAACAAGGACTCCTCCCGCTCCCACTCCATCTTCACCATCCATCTGGAGATCTGCAACACTGGTGAGCCCAGCCCCCTGTAGCAGCTGCCGTCATGAAGCTTGAACAGTCGAGTAACACGTACGCCCTGCTGGACCTGCTGCTCTGGTCACGGTGGAATTGTGTCAGTTCTGGCAGCATTGCTGTGGTTCTTATTACTCTGTGTGTGCTTAGTGAGCCAAAAGGTGGTAAGAGATCCCACACATAACTGAGAGCAAGTACAGATCTCTGAAGACTTTAACAAGCTCATATCTGTACTGCAGCAAAAGTACAATAGAATTCAGCTTGGATCGATAGGAAAGGTCTCGggttgaatgtgtgtgtgacgtTCACATTTCCGATGGCGACAAATCACTCCTCTCCCTGTCTCCATATCTTCCCCCTCCACTCTGGGCGCAGACGTGGCCGGGAAGGACCACCTGCGGGCGGGGAAGCTGAACCTGGTGGACCTGGCGGGCAGCGAGCGGCAGTCTAAGACGGGCGCCACGGGCGAGCGCCTGCGCGAGGCCACCAAGATCAACCTGTCCCTGTCGGCGCTGGGCAACGTCATCTCGGCACTGGTGGACGGCCGCTCCAAGCACGTGCCGTATCGTGACTCCAAGCTCACCCGCCTGCTGCAGGACTCGCTGGGGGGCAACACGCGCACGCTCATGGTGGCCTGCCTCTCGCCCGCTGACAACAACTACGAGGAGAGCCTGAGCACACTGCGTTACGCCAACCGGGCCAAGAGCATTCAGAACCAGCCGCGCATCAACGAGGACCCCAAGGACGCCCTCCTGCGCGAGTACCAGGCCGAGATCCAGCAGCTGCGTACCCTCCTCTCTGGCCAGCTGCGAGACCCCAACCTCTCCAGTGAGTCCCAGCCCACCCAGCTCCCGTTTCTCCCCTGCCAATGGGTTCCTCGCTGCAGGGAACACGTCAAATGCAAAACTTCCAATGCTTATTCAGTAGATGTACTATATTTCTATGTAAGTGATAGAAATTCTACTTGAGGATCTTTTCAAATTCAGGCACAGCTCTTCTGGGGTATTGTGAGTGATCactggaatggtttgtgttggGAACACAGCGTCTTCAACTGGTTGTTGTTCCTCTGTCTTTGTAGCTCTCCTGGCCAGCAAGATCAACGGGTCTGAGGTGCCGTCTCAACCACTACCGGGCACTGCTGTGGACAGTGAGGATGACAAGGAGAAGATAAGACAAGTAACTGCACCAAGGAAATGGGATTTCATGGGATAGAATGCTGTGGGGCAATAAAACCATTTCTTAAGAATATCGGTGACACGGAGCCCTGCGTCGTTTCTGGACATTGCAGCGGTGGCAGGGTGAGTGGTATtgctgatttgtgtgtgtgtgtgtgtgtgtgcataggAGTACGAGGAGAAGCTGGCCAGGTTGCAGGCGGAGTACGACGCAGAGCAAGAGTCCAAAAACCGGCTGCAGGAAGACATCGCAGCCCTGCGCAGCTCCTATGAGGCCAAACTGAACAACCTGGGCCAACGGACCCCTGGCAAAGCCCCAGGTAAGACAACAGGGCAGCACCAGCACCTCCAGCTACTGCAGTCCCGCTGCGTGAGGGGACAGGATACAGGCTTTGCCCATGTCTTTTGCTGCAGGAGTCCCGGACCGTGTGGAGGAGACCGGAGAGGAGGAGCTGTCTCGGCACGGCACGGCTCCTCCACAGGCGGTCACCGGAGTGGAGCAGGCCTTGGAAAAGGTAGCGTGCTCTCCATACCATCTGTCATGGCATCAGTCTGTTGAGGACAGTATGAAGGTAGAGCAGAAGCTCCTTAAGTCATCCTGGTCTgaggaagacctctagtttgaTGTGTCCTTCAATATTTGTTTGGTTTCTGAGGAATTTCTAATATTGTTTCTTGTGTCTGTTACAGATCAAGGCagggttttatatatttttgagatTAGTCCAGTTCCTCTTGGttcattgttattgttaatcACCAGAATTGATTAAGAACTGTGATTTGGCGTTTTGATTCCTTGCTCAAATATGACAGTTGAAGCATCATGTCTTCTCAAATGTAACGCCTTTGCATCACCCTGCCCTCTCGCCGTGCTGTGTGTGACGGCGTGTCTGTGCCAGTTGCAGGTGATCCAGCCGCAGGTGGCCCGGCACATAGGCAGCGTGCAGCGGGATGGTGAGGCAGCCGAGGAGCCTGCGGAGCCCCCCAGGGCCACACCGGGACCCCTGGACCAGAAACACGTGCTGGAGAGGTAAGGAGCTGCTTGCAAAAAGAGCATCTTAAACGACACATTTAGGAGGCCTTTGGTGGCTGTTTAAAGAGTCCGGTGGGAGTGAATGTGCCGCTGGCCCCCCACAGGCTGCAGCAGCTGGAGCAGGAGTTCATCGGGGGGGAGCAGGCGCGCAATGAGGAGCTGCGGCAGAGACACCGGCAGCGCCAGAGCCTGGCCGACCAGCGCAAGCAGCAGCTGCGGGAGGCGCTGGCCGATGGCGGCGAGGAGAGCGAAAGCGTGCTGCTCGACGTGTACGACTCCATCCAGGAGGAAGTGCGCGCCAAGAGCCGGCTGCTGGAGGTGGCGAACGGGAAGGTGGGAGAGCAGCCGTAGGGGCGGgactgttgtttttctttctcttttccttCTGTCTCGTGTTTACTGTGTCAGCCTCTGTTCACCCGTTTAAATATCGTCGTTCTCCCTGTGCAGCTGAAGGCGGCAAGCATCGAGATCCGGGACCTGCAGTCCGAGTTTGAGCTGGAGCGCAACGACTACCTGGCCACCATCCGCCGGTTGGAGCGTGAGGGGCAGCTCCTGGGCCACATCCTGGAGCGCCTGCAGCCGCTGGTCCGCCGGGACTGCAACTACAGCAACGTGGACCGGCTGCGCAGGGAGGCGGTGTGGGACGAGGACGGCGCCGCCTGGAGGCTCCCAGAGCTGGTGGTGCACAAAACAGCTCTGCCAGCGGGTAAGGGGTGGTCTTTAGTTTTATACAAACATTGAGCTGCTTCTACCAGTTTAATCCGCCTTTGACGCTCTGATATGGAGCTAAGTTTGTCCACTACTGCACACCATATTTACTAAGTGAATGACGCTTCTGTTCATGTTTTTGAATTTCTGAATTTGATTTCTATCACTGTGCCACTACCCTTCATTCTTGTATCTTTCAGCAGTGCCCCCTCTGACCTCAGCTAATCCGGCCAATCAGGGCAGGCTGTCGGGACGGAGGAACTCCGCGGCGGAGAATGGAGAAGCGTCAATCCTGGTGCGTCACTCTGAACACCTGGCGGCACAGTGTTCGACAGACACACGAAACACTAGAAAGGGATTTATCTTGTTACCAAACTTTCTCTTAACTTCTCTCTTCCTGATAAAAAACATGGTACGACAATTTTAGTAAAGCAGAACTCCCACATTAAGAGCGTCACAGGAAATTTCACGTCCACATCTTATAGAACTGATACACACTGGACATCTGTGCTATTCTCTTAGTGCATCAATTTTATCATCATGCATCATTTTCTAgtattgccattattttaaactgtttttgaaCCAAAGCTTAAGCTAAATAAGTGAACTCCTGTTACTGGCGAGGGCAAGATCTACAAATGTGTGTGGGCTTGTGTTTTGAAAGAAATGTCTGCCAGCATTGAGGGTAGTtcagttataaaataaaataaaaaatgagagaAGCTTTTATCCAAGTCTAGTATAACCCTGTGGTTGGTGCACAGTGGTTTATGACCGAGTGAAACTTAAAGGCTCTTGACAGAAAGTCTGTTCTGATGTCGTATCCACAGCCCACTTGAGCTGATTCAAAATTGCACTTTGACTCTTAACGTGTATAAGCCTGTGGAAACGTGCATTTGCTGCAGGAGATTCACGAGTCAGTGCGTTTTTTAGTCACGGTGTCTAGAATATGTGGGAAGCGAAGAAAATATTTTCAGATAATGGTTAAGCTAAGGAGGGCAGATGTCAAGGAAATAGTATTGGGAGGCTGTAACCCACAATCAAAGCTATGCGAAAGCTGTAATTTAGTGCATTTTTGTCATCAACTTTTCTTAAATACTGCATTTAAAAAGATTAGACTACATttaatgaaaactgaaaatgatttaaaaaggaGGAAAGAGGGAACGGTCCTCCTCAGTGTTCAGATGGGCTTGTGTCTCCTACAGGAGGAGGACAGGTACAAGGAGATGCTGAACCGCAGTGACAGTGAAAACATCGCTAGCAACTACTTCAGATCcaagagagccagccagctgcTCAACTCCGATCCCATGAAGAGCCTGGGTGAGAGCCGAGGCCAGAGGCGTGGGGTGTAGTTGCTCCCAGTGGAGATTTGTATGTCCTTGATCTGAAACTGCATGTTCTTCCCACGTCCGGAAGCAGCAACAGGTCGATTCTATGTTTTGCTGACTTATTAATGTGTCCCATTGTCTCCGCAGCTGTCCACACTGTCCCCCTCGGTAATGGGACGTCCCACATGACCTCCAGTGCAGTCAATATCTCCCCCACATCCGGCCTGGATGCCCTCCTGCCCCGGCCTTTTCGCCTGGAGTCCCTGGGGCTGCCCCCTCCGAGTGCCAAGGCCAAGCGCAAGAAGAACAAAACTAACAGCATGTGCGATGGCTACTGAGTCAGAAGGGAAGCACTATCCCAAACCTGGTGGAGGACACGAGAGGGGAAAGCTCCTGATGACAGCTGGGTTTTCACCAGATTGCCAGACTAATTTGTGCCCGGCAACGTTGTCTCTTAACATTGAGATATACCGGGAACTGGGATGGACAGATAAGGACCACAGCTCATCTCTACGTGCTCTTCAAAGAAACTAGGAAAAGGAGATGTGTAGGCAACCAGAATCATCTAACGACCCATAGGTTAGTTCCCTACAGTATTTTGCACAGTTAAGAGCCCATGCAAACTACAAATGTGAAGTTTGTAAATTGAATGTGATACTGTGAATCCACAGTTTGCCTAATATGCTTGAGAGCAGctatttgaatgtttattattattattattattattattattattattattattattattattattattgttgtagttgttgttaTGGTCCGCTTTATAGGGATTTTAATAGATTTCCATCCTCATATCCATTTTTAATCCACAGGACACAGCATGAAAATAGAAACAGGCCAAACAGTagcatttttttaagtatttactaATAATGTGAGTTTTAAAAAGGTCACTGTTACTTTCTTTCCAGTCCTTCTGTGTACTAAAAAGACGTCGGAGATAAAAGCTTGCTCTTCTTTTGTAATGGTGATGATGTTCAGTACAATTCCCATTATTTGGAAGTGAAATTATATGTAAGAAAAACATTTCCACAAAGGTAAAAAACTAAAGAAGGAtctgtactgtatttatttataaatatgcaagtGAACCTGTCTGAAGAGAGACCTTTAAGGGAGTCTGTGCTTCAAGCTATGGGTGTTTTGAGTAGACAGGAGAGAGACGGTGTGCTACTCTATATTggtctgtgaaaatgttttAGCCACTTATGAATGTAAACAAACAGGACTTTAAACACACGAAACTGGATCTATTTTGTTAGTACTGatgcatatactgtatatgtatcttaaactgaaaactgaacacatgcattaaaaatatacacgaaaaataaagaaaagcttgttttaaaatgtatgtacaactggtttttaaatattgtagcgTGTCAGGCGATATATCCCTCGTC contains:
- the kif17 gene encoding kinesin-like protein KIF17 isoform X2 translates to MPSESVRVVVRCRPLNEREKALNCRVVVSMDPGRCQCFIQRPGATDEPPKQFTFDGTYFVHQSTEQMYNEIAYPLVEGVTEGYNGTIFAYGQTGSGKSFTMQGVPEPPAQRGVIPRAFEHIFESIQCAENTKFLVRASYLEIYNEEVRDLLGGDTKQKLELKEHPERGVYVRDLSLHTVHSVGECERIMEQGWKNRAVGYTLMNKDSSRSHSIFTIHLEICNTDVAGKDHLRAGKLNLVDLAGSERQSKTGATGERLREATKINLSLSALGNVISALVDGRSKHVPYRDSKLTRLLQDSLGGNTRTLMVACLSPADNNYEESLSTLRYANRAKSIQNQPRINEDPKDALLREYQAEIQQLRTLLSGQLRDPNLSTLLASKINGSEVPSQPLPGTAVDSEDDKEKIRQEYEEKLARLQAEYDAEQESKNRLQEDIAALRSSYEAKLNNLGQRTPGKAPGVPDRVEETGEEELSRHGTAPPQAVTGVEQALEKLQVIQPQVARHIGSVQRDGEAAEEPAEPPRATPGPLDQKHVLERLQQLEQEFIGGEQARNEELRQRHRQRQSLADQRKQQLREALADGGEESESVLLDVYDSIQEEVRAKSRLLEVANGKLKAASIEIRDLQSEFELERNDYLATIRRLEREGQLLGHILERLQPLVRRDCNYSNVDRLRREAVWDEDGAAWRLPELVVHKTALPAVPPLTSANPANQGRLSGRRNSAAENGEASILEEDRYKEMLNRSDSENIASNYFRSKRASQLLNSDPMKSLAVHTVPLGNGTSHMTSSAVNISPTSGLDALLPRPFRLESLGLPPPSAKAKRKKNKTNSMCDGY
- the kif17 gene encoding kinesin-like protein KIF17 isoform X1, giving the protein MPSESVRVVVRCRPLNEREKALNCRVVVSMDPGRCQCFIQRPGATDEPPKQFTFDGTYFVHQSTEQMYNEIAYPLVEGVTEGYNGTIFAYGQTGSGKSFTMQGVPEPPAQRGVIPRAFEHIFESIQCAENTKFLVRASYLEIYNEEVRDLLGGDTKQKLELKEHPERGVYVRDLSLHTVHSVGECERIMEQGWKNRAVGYTLMNKDSSRSHSIFTIHLEICNTDVAGKDHLRAGKLNLVDLAGSERQSKTGATGERLREATKINLSLSALGNVISALVDGRSKHVPYRDSKLTRLLQDSLGGNTRTLMVACLSPADNNYEESLSTLRYANRAKSIQNQPRINEDPKDALLREYQAEIQQLRTLLSGQLRDPNLSTLLASKINGSEVPSQPLPGTAVDSEDDKEKIRQEYEEKLARLQAEYDAEQESKNRLQEDIAALRSSYEAKLNNLGQRTPGKAPGVPDRVEETGEEELSRHGTAPPQAVTGVEQALEKLQVIQPQVARHIGSVQRDGEAAEEPAEPPRATPGPLDQKHVLERLQQLEQEFIGGEQARNEELRQRHRQRQSLADQRKQQLREALADGGEESESVLLDVYDSIQEEVRAKSRLLEVANGKLKAASIEIRDLQSEFELERNDYLATIRRLEREGQLLGHILERLQPLVRRDCNYSNVDRLRREAVWDEDGAAWRLPELVVHKTALPAAVPPLTSANPANQGRLSGRRNSAAENGEASILEEDRYKEMLNRSDSENIASNYFRSKRASQLLNSDPMKSLAVHTVPLGNGTSHMTSSAVNISPTSGLDALLPRPFRLESLGLPPPSAKAKRKKNKTNSMCDGY